The bacterium genome contains the following window.
GGCTTCTCGCTATGAGATTCGGCTGATAACCAAAATCATTAATAATTTTACGTATTCTTTCAGCAGTTCCTGGCGCAACGTGGCCTTTTCCGCTTAAAACCCTTGAAACCGTCATTTTGGATACGTTTGCCTTTTGGGCTATTTCAGCAAGTGTAATTCTCATTGTATTTTAACCGGATCATAGAATAAGTATAATTGAATCAAATTAAAGTTTTCCATTCATGCACAAAGCCGCTGCACCGAGAACAGTAATATTTTTTTGTTCTGATTTTTTAACAACAATATTTTCCACCGATTTTCGATACGGAAATGTCTCTATTGTTTCAAACATTGTTTCCTTAAAATAATTGAATGCATCTGCTATTGAACCGCCAAGTATTATTGCCTGAGGGTCAAAAGTATACATTACATTTAATATGGCATTTCCTATATGATATCCGAATTCTTTAAAAGACTTCAGTGCAATATCATCTCCGTTTTTTGCAAGAGTAAACATATCCTTGCCGCTTTTATCATAAGCTCTTAAAAAGAATTGTCCGCTGCAGTAGTTTTCAAGAATACCGTCAAGGTACGGCAGAGAACCAAATTCACCTGCACCGCAGTTTTTACCCTCATAAAGAGAGTTGTTTATAATAATACCGCCGCCAAGTCCTGATCCCAGGGTAAGGCCGACTATATTGCTGAATTTTTTTGCTTCTCCAAAATACTTTTCTCCCATAACAAAACAATTAGCATCATTATTAATATGGGCAGCAACATTAAAAACATTTTCAATAATTTCTTTTAAATGCACTTCTTTCCATGAAGGAATGTTCTGTACATCAAACACGATGCCTTTTTCAGTGTCTACAACACTTGGTACTCCAATACCGATTGCCTTAGTTGAAGAAGTACGTACTTTTTCAATTGCACTTATTACTTCCTGAATTATTACGTTCTCTTCTTTGTCCGTTGATATGGGAAATTCAACCCAATCTTCAATTTTCCCTGATTCAATTCTACCCGCAGAAATATTTGTAGCACCAAGATCTACCCCGATTACATGTCTTTCAAGCATTCCTTCTCCTGAAGTTAATATTTAATATAAAAACTGTCAAACAATATTTAATTTTTATCAAAAATTGTTTTGTTTTTTATGATTGGTTTTGACCATATTCCTATGCTTAAGATATAACCGAAGGTTATATAGAGCACAGTCATTCCCACTTTCAAATTAACAAGGTCAGCTATAGACCCGATTATCAGAGGTACAATAGCACCCCCTATTATTGCAGTACATAAAATGCCTGCAAAAGAGCCATGGTGCTCTTTTACTGAATTTAAAGCAAGCGAAAAAATTATTGACCACATGACTGATGCAAAGAATCCTATTAAAGGGAATGCGATTCTCGCTACGCTGCCGTTCCCTGTAATAGCAACAGTTAGTGACGCTATGGCGAGTGAAGCAGCACCAATCAGTATGTATCTGCTGTCAAATAACTTTAACAGAAGTATGCCCAGTACACAGCCCAAAGTCAGAAGCCCCCAAAACCACGATACTGCATCAGCCCCTGTTGTCTGGGGATTGTAACCGTGGTAAACAGACAGAAACTGCGAAATCCAGTTGCCTATACCCTGTTCAGATCCTACATAAGCAAAGATTCCTATAAAATAGAGAATTACATACTTGTTTTTAAAAAGTTTTTTATGTGTTTGCCATGCTCCGGCTTTTTCATCATCCTTTAGCTCTATTTTCGGTATTCTTAATAATGAAATGATAACAGCCATAATAAACGTAACTACTGCAAATATCCAATAAAGAGAAATCCACGGCAAGTCTGAAGGTACAATATTATGGAATATCCTGATGATTGGCCCTGAAGTTAGAGGCTGGCTGTCAAGTTTTGTTACAAGAGATGAATAGAGCTGAGGCCCAAGATATGATGCACCGCCAAAAAAAAGCTGTGCAATAACCGATGTGACTGCAAAATGTTCTTCACCGCCGGAAACTCTTAAAAGGGGATTAATTGTAACCTGGAGCATTGCCATTCCAGCTCCAATTGTAAAAAGTGTAATCAGATATACAGGAAATCCCGGGAAAAACACAAAAAGCAGAGCTGCTATTCCGGCAAGCAGAAAAGGTATTACCATCATTGTTTTTTGTGTATATCTTTCAACCATCATTCCTGCAGGTATTGACATCACACCGTAAGCAATAAAAAATGCAAAAGGCAAAAAACCTGCCATTGTGTTAGTGAGATGAAAACTAGTCTTCACATCCGGAATCAATGGGTTTAATATGTTTGTAAGAAACGATATAACGGCAAATACAAAAAATATCAACAGCACAATAAAGTAATTTCTTTTCATGGTTAGTTTCCTTCTACTGTTTTAATTTTCCTTAAATTAAATCCGGTTGTTATAATATCTACTTTTTGTTTTC
Protein-coding sequences here:
- a CDS encoding ROK family protein; the protein is MLERHVIGVDLGATNISAGRIESGKIEDWVEFPISTDKEENVIIQEVISAIEKVRTSSTKAIGIGVPSVVDTEKGIVFDVQNIPSWKEVHLKEIIENVFNVAAHINNDANCFVMGEKYFGEAKKFSNIVGLTLGSGLGGGIIINNSLYEGKNCGAGEFGSLPYLDGILENYCSGQFFLRAYDKSGKDMFTLAKNGDDIALKSFKEFGYHIGNAILNVMYTFDPQAIILGGSIADAFNYFKETMFETIETFPYRKSVENIVVKKSEQKNITVLGAAALCMNGKL
- a CDS encoding sugar MFS transporter, whose protein sequence is MKRNYFIVLLIFFVFAVISFLTNILNPLIPDVKTSFHLTNTMAGFLPFAFFIAYGVMSIPAGMMVERYTQKTMMVIPFLLAGIAALLFVFFPGFPVYLITLFTIGAGMAMLQVTINPLLRVSGGEEHFAVTSVIAQLFFGGASYLGPQLYSSLVTKLDSQPLTSGPIIRIFHNIVPSDLPWISLYWIFAVVTFIMAVIISLLRIPKIELKDDEKAGAWQTHKKLFKNKYVILYFIGIFAYVGSEQGIGNWISQFLSVYHGYNPQTTGADAVSWFWGLLTLGCVLGILLLKLFDSRYILIGAASLAIASLTVAITGNGSVARIAFPLIGFFASVMWSIIFSLALNSVKEHHGSFAGILCTAIIGGAIVPLIIGSIADLVNLKVGMTVLYITFGYILSIGIWSKPIIKNKTIFDKN